A single Pseudodesulfovibrio aespoeensis Aspo-2 DNA region contains:
- a CDS encoding ATP-binding protein, giving the protein MGDFDYDHLGVCYWNGTMKPLVVGIIGTGPGLRALLDIIYDEAFREFLPDIHLAAVSDIPKETDTSRFTDINVPVYDSFERMLDRHPDINLIVEMTGRPGMLARLRQRTHEDISILDHREVVFFCGLHDMALVKKHYMDSLAQQRSLLQSILDGIREDIFLLDKQGMVVDINRIVWERAGVPRKELLGRPCWHAARLRDGSQFCSQLDPVCPFHKTLASGQKEETLVTRVNSEGLLQYYRLYAYPILGARGEMTHVMVMHRDITKRTLQEKHQNQRDRLAIVGEMSTYLAHEIRNPLFAIGGFANALVRSPSLTESDREKAKILVEETRRLDVMLTSMLNFVRASELKIHEMDILAVSRSAAELMTIGYGSQGYSIEVRGSGPLPAVLGDEDTLKQCIANVIKNSIEAMPGGGVVHLDIELAGDSVALHVRDSGTGMDKNGLERAFNPFHSTKEGGYGLGLAMIKKKIEELGGRVEIASRLGEGTTVTLFLPAALDVGSPL; this is encoded by the coding sequence ATGGGCGACTTTGATTACGACCACTTGGGCGTGTGCTACTGGAACGGCACCATGAAGCCTCTGGTTGTCGGAATAATCGGCACCGGACCGGGGCTCAGGGCCCTGTTGGACATCATCTACGACGAGGCCTTCAGGGAGTTCCTGCCCGATATCCACCTCGCCGCAGTCAGCGACATCCCCAAAGAGACCGACACTTCGCGCTTCACCGACATCAACGTGCCGGTGTACGACTCCTTCGAACGCATGCTCGACCGCCATCCGGACATCAACCTGATCGTCGAGATGACCGGCAGGCCCGGCATGCTCGCCCGGCTTCGGCAGCGCACCCATGAGGACATATCCATCCTCGACCACCGGGAGGTCGTCTTCTTCTGCGGGCTGCACGACATGGCCCTGGTCAAGAAACACTACATGGACAGCCTGGCGCAGCAGCGCAGCCTGCTCCAGTCCATCCTCGACGGCATCCGCGAGGACATATTCCTCCTGGACAAGCAGGGGATGGTCGTCGATATCAACCGCATTGTCTGGGAGCGGGCCGGGGTGCCGAGAAAGGAGCTGCTTGGCAGGCCGTGCTGGCATGCGGCCCGTCTCAGGGACGGTTCCCAGTTCTGCAGCCAGTTGGACCCGGTCTGTCCCTTTCACAAGACCCTGGCCAGCGGGCAGAAGGAGGAGACCCTGGTGACCAGGGTCAACAGCGAGGGGTTGCTCCAGTACTATCGGCTCTATGCCTACCCCATCCTGGGGGCTCGCGGAGAGATGACCCACGTCATGGTCATGCACCGGGACATCACCAAGCGCACCCTGCAGGAGAAGCATCAAAACCAGCGCGACAGGCTGGCCATCGTTGGCGAGATGTCCACTTATCTGGCGCACGAGATCCGCAATCCCCTCTTTGCCATCGGCGGATTCGCCAACGCGCTGGTCCGTTCGCCGAGCCTGACCGAATCGGACAGGGAAAAGGCCAAAATCCTGGTGGAGGAAACCAGACGGCTCGATGTCATGCTCACGAGCATGCTCAATTTCGTGCGCGCTTCGGAGCTGAAGATTCACGAGATGGACATCCTGGCCGTGAGCCGGAGCGCAGCGGAGCTGATGACCATCGGGTACGGCAGCCAGGGATACTCGATAGAGGTGCGCGGGTCCGGGCCGCTGCCCGCCGTGCTCGGAGACGAGGACACTCTCAAGCAGTGCATCGCCAACGTCATCAAGAACAGCATCGAGGCCATGCCCGGCGGCGGCGTGGTCCACCTGGACATCGAGTTGGCCGGGGACAGCGTGGCCCTGCATGTGCGCGACAGCGGCACCGGCATGGACAAGAACGGGCTGGAGCGCGCCTTCAACCCGTTTCATTCCACCAAGGAGGGCGGATACGGACTCGGCCTGGCCATGATCAAGAAGAAGATCGAGGAACTGGGGGGCAGGGTGGAGATAGCCAGCCGCTTGGGCGAGGGGACGACCGTGACCCTGTTCCTGCCCGCGGCCCTGGACGTGGGCAGCCCGTTGTGA